In Uranotaenia lowii strain MFRU-FL chromosome 2, ASM2978415v1, whole genome shotgun sequence, one genomic interval encodes:
- the LOC129742774 gene encoding uncharacterized protein LOC129742774, with translation MNIRKQLRGYELWLSRSTWVVTMRRLLPLIGIASEKNTSHDKGTKQITGGRQKGEQQRLIRYFLFQLGGVRLEKPFTRTAAENSIRIRLQKKPIGPAMRRMLIEISSKRRLKVRKSAEEGSAPDIVFGGCASNSSSDREQEVDPSTKAKKNILHPVLAYELGNIAMKKYHMMEVSS, from the exons TGAGGGGATACGAGTTATGGTTATCCCGTTCTACTTGGGTTGTCACGATGCGCCGACTGCTTCCGTTGATTGG TATCGCATCAGAGAAGAATACCAGTCATGATAAAGGAACAAAGCAAATCACAGGGGGTAGACAAAAAGGAGAACAACAAAGATTAATCCGGTATTTCCTATTTCAACTCGGAGGAGTACGATTAGAAAAACCGTTCACAAGAACAGCAGCAGAAAACAGCATCCGAATCCGGTTACAGAAGAAGCCTATAGGACCGGCAATGAGGCGGATGTTAATCGAAATTTCAAGCAAAAG GCGACTGAAGGTGCGGAAAAGTGCCGAGGAAGGATCTGCTCCGGACATCGTCTTCGGTGGATGTGCATCGAACAGTTCTTCCGACCGAGAACAAGAAGTCGATCCCTCtacgaaagcaaaaaaaaat attttacatCCCGTCCTGGCATATGAATTGGGCAACATTGCCATGAAGAAGTACCACATGATGGAAGTTTCAAGTTGA